In Metarhizium brunneum chromosome 3, complete sequence, a genomic segment contains:
- the POLX_0 gene encoding Retrovirus-related Pol polyprotein from transposon TNT 1-94 gives MVIRIAISEILLDTLDALKEAGIDRTDEEPCVFTDGKILVLVYVDDILILSPPQEKESVDKLVKYLQGKSNLREEEFKWYLGIRVIRDRPSRKIYLCQDAHVDKIARKFKLCDSKLRVSSIPITTTPLVKHDTQASKEEIQAYQEGVGSLMYIAVMTRPDIARAATQLARFLTNPSPEHLAAADQCIRYLYTTKFLAIVYYGMHVGEALVIASDASFADDAETRRSSQGYVMTLFNGPVVWKAGLQDTVTTSTTEAEILSLERTAKESYAVDRLLRDISLDLGPLKIYYDNLQSIRLVVEENQRVTTKLRHVDVQNMWLKQ, from the coding sequence ATGGTAATACGTATTGCCATATCGGAAATACTATTAGACACACTGGACGCACTCAAGGAGGCAGGGATTGACCGTACAGATGAGGAACCCTGCGTCTTCACCGACGGCAAAATTCTGGTCCTTGTCTATGTCGATGATATCCTGATCCTCAGCCCGCCGCAAGAAAAGGAATCTGTGGACAAGCTTGTCAAGTATCTGCAAGGCAAGTCCAACCTTCGCGAAGAAGAATTTAAATGGTATCTTGGCATCAGAGTCATAAGAGATCGACCAAGCCGGAAGATCTATCTCTGTCAAGATGCCCACGTCGACAAAATTGCGCGAAAGTTCAAGCTCTGCGACTCAAAGCTTCGAGTATCATCGATTCCGATCACGACTACTCCTCTTGTTAAGCATGATACACAGGCTTCCAAGGAAGAGATTCAAGCATATCAGGAAGGAGTTGGGTCTCTGATGTATATCGCAGTCATGACCAGGCCTGATATAGCACGAGCAGCTACACAGCTTGCAAGGTTCCTGACAAACCCATCACCCGAGCATCTTGCTGCCGCTGACCAATGTATCCGCTATCTCTACACGACAAAGTTCCTTGCCATCGTCTATTATGGGATGCACGTTGGAGAAGCACTTGTGATTGCAAGTGATGCGTCATTCGCGGACGATGCTGAAACCCGACGGTCGTCGCAGGGATATGTAATGACACTTTTCAACGGACCAGTTGTGTGGAAGGCTGGACTCCAGGACACAGTTACGACTTCGACAACTGAGGCAGAAATCTTGAGCTTAGAGAGAACAGCCAAGGAAAGTTACGCCGTAGACCGACTGCTCAGGGACATTTCTCTTGATCTTGGACCTCTCAAGATATACTATGACAATCTTCAGTCAATCCGACTTGTGGTTGAGGAAAACCAGAGAGTCACAACGAAGCTGCGACACGTTGATGTTCAGAACATGTGGCTGAAGCAATAA